The following are encoded together in the Lytechinus variegatus isolate NC3 chromosome 19, Lvar_3.0, whole genome shotgun sequence genome:
- the LOC121406073 gene encoding uncharacterized protein LOC121406073, with protein MACLQRVLARHQKNIARLAKRCLSSTNHDGFKVRQLHEKESASLANSQTTEGSRLTNEDLKLFHRVDPEGFFVALDNAGDIVGTIGAVRWTDRLGFIGFCHAGERAKDKGVEEALWMAAMEHLGDRNVGIEVDASEAEKCGQLGFQEAWRSGCYKGVGVSLLPEAQSTKIVRRITEMPFSKVAYFDEDLFDLQRMKFLYRWANIEPPAGHSYALSENENVMGYGVMRQLNLSKKYRIAPLYCQHTAVAQVLLLALLHNIPDQTVYIDSPLSNPSFTRILTTDLRMEQIGERVRMYTKGDPGMPLQKMFGTLGSDLGS; from the exons atgGCATGTTTACAAAGGGTTCTCGCCAGGCATCAGAAGAATATAGCCCGACTAGCCAAGAGGTGCCTTTCATCAACCAATCATGATGGGTTCAAAGTTCGCCAACTCCATGAAAAGGAATCTGCCAGCCTTGCCAACAGTCAGACAACAGAGGGCAGCAGACTCACGAATGAGGACTTGAAACTGTTCCACAGAGTCGACCCAGAGGGTTTCTTTGTCGCGTTGGACAATGCGGGGGATATAGTCGGGACGATAGGTGCTGTGAGGTGGACAGACAGGCTGGGGTTTATAGGGTTTTGCCATGCAGGAGAACGGGCCAAGGATAAAGGAGTTGAAGAAGCTCTCTGGATGGCAGCCATGGAACATCTAGGAGACAGGAATGTTGGTATCGAGGTTGATGCCTCTGAAGCAGAGAAGTGCGGCCAGCTTGGTTTCCAGGAGGCATGGAGATCTGGATGTTATAAAG GAGTGGGCGTGTCACTACTACCCGAAGCTCAATCAACCAAGATTGTTAGAAGGATCACAGAGATGCCTTTCAGTAAGGTGGCATACTTCGATGAAGACCTATTTGATCTACAGAGGATGAAGTTCTTGTATCGCTGGGCAAACATAGAGCCTCCTGCTGGTCACTCGTATGCCCTCAGTGAAA ACGAAAACGTGATGGGTTACGGTGTCATGCGGCAGCTGAACCTTTCCAAGAAGTACCGCATCGCTCCCCTCTACTGCCAGCACACCGCCGTAGCTCAGGTCCTCCTTCTAGCGCTCCTGCACAACATCCCTGATCAAACGGTTTACATCGACTCTCCGCTCTCTAACCCGTCTTTCACGAGGATACTGACTACGGATTTGAGGATGGAGCAGATCGGGGAGAGGGTTCGGATGTACACCAAGGGTGACCCGGGCATGCCCCTCCAGAAGATGTTTGGAACTTTGGGAAGTGATTTagggtcatga